The window TCGGAGACTTCCTTGAAGTGCGCCTCGGCGTCCGGCTCCTTGCTGACGTCCGGGTGGTACTTGCGCGCGAGCTTGCGGTAGGCGGTCTTGATCGCCTTCTCGTCGGCGTCGGGGGCCACGCCCAGGGCCGCGTAGTAATCCTTGAATTCCATCGGTATCGGTCACTCCTCACATGCGTTGGACCTGTCGGCGCCTGAATACACAAGGGGATCACGCAGGCAGCCGAGGCCGCTGCGCGCACAGCGAGGCGAACAGGTGGAAAAAGCGGGTTGTGCCTTACAGATGGAGACGGCGCGCCCGCTTTTCAACACTGCCCATCAGCCTAGACGCTGATCCTGCACCGCATTTGCCGGGGCGACCTGATGCGGGTCATGGCATAGTCACTCCTCCCGCTTCGCGACGAACTGCACAGGCCATGACCGCGCCCATCGATTCCTTCCGCCAGCCGCTGGACCCCAGCCAGACGCTGCCGATCTACCGTCAGCTCTACGAGCGCATCAAGGACGCCATCGCCCGTGGCGCGCTGCGCCCCGGCGAGCGCGTGCCGCCGGTACGCGGGCTGGCCGGCGAGCTGGGCGTGGCGCGGGGCACGGTGGAGCTGGCCTACCAGCTGCTGACCAGCGAGGGCTACCTGCAGGCGCGCGGACCGGCCGGCACGGTGGTCTCGCCGCAGCTCGCCGGACGAACCTCGCCGGCCCCGCCGGTAGCGCTCGACCCGGCCACGGTGGAACGCAGCCTGCCCGGGGTGATCGCCCATGGCCCGGCCATCAGGCCGCTGCAGCTCGGCCTGCCGGCGCTGGACGCCTTCCCCCGCGCGCTCTGGTCGCGCCTGTGCGCGCGCCGCCTGCGCCAGCAGGGCGCGGCGACCCTGGCCTATCCCGAACCCTGCGGCTATGGCCCGCTGCGCGAGGCAGTGGCCGGCTACCTGGGGGTGTCCCGAGGGATCGTCTGCGATCCCGCGCAGGTGTTCATCTGCGCCGGCTACCAGGGCGCGCTGGACCTGATCAGCCGCACCCTGCTCGAACCCGGCCAGGGTTTCTGGCACGAGGACCCGGGCTACCCCCGTGGCCGCGAGCTGTTGCGCCGCGCCGGCGGTGTGCCGGTTGCAGTGGCGGTGGATGACGACGGCCTGCGGGTGGAGGACGGCATCGCCCGCGCGCCGGACGCCCGCTTCGCCCTGGTCACGCCCTCGCAGCAGAGCCCCACCGGCGTCGCCCTCAGCCTGCCCCGCCGTCTGGCCTTGCTGGACTGGGCGGCTGGCGCCAACGCCTGGGTCATCGAGGACGACTACGACAGCGAATACCGTTACGCCGGCTTCCCGCTGCCGGCGCTTAAAAGCCTCGACCGCGCCGGCCGCGTGCTCTACACCGGCACCTTCAGCAAGGTGCTCTACCCGGCGCTGCGCCTGGGCTACCTGGTGGTGCCGCCGGCACTGGTGGAAAGCTTCGTGCGCAGCCAGCAGGTGTTCGCCTCCGGCTGCGCCGAACTGTTGCAGGCGACGCTGTGCGACTTCATGCAGGAGGGCCACTTCGCCCGCCACCTCAAACGCACCCGCACGCTCTACGCGCAGCGTCGGCAGTGGCTGCGCTCGGCGCTGGAGACTCGACTGGGCGAGAATCTGCGCTTCGCCGAGACGCCCGGCGGGTTGAACCTAATAGGGGCAGTGGACGGCGACGACCTCGCCATCGCCGCCCGCGCCCATGCCGACGGGCTGGGCCTGCAGGCGCTCAATGCGTGGTGCATGGAGGCGCGGCGGGAGCCGGCGCTGGTGATGAGCTTCACCAATGTGGTGGACCAGCCGATGGCGGCGCGGTTGGCGGAGCGGGTGGCGCAGGCGATGGAGGTCGGAACCTTGTAGGTGCGACTGTCTTCACCGTGCCTATGCATCCTCTCAGAGCAGCCAGGATCAGGGTAAGGGGCTTTTGATCTCCTACAGTCGATCATCCGAGCGGGAGGCTAGAAAGAAAAAGCCCCGCCGAGGCGGGGCTTTCGTTTACGCGCGCTACCAGTCTGTCAGGACGACAGGTAAGCCGACCGGGTCAGCCCCAGGCGCAGCGCATCGAGGAACTGCGTACGCTCTCGCGCGGTGAGCTTGGCCCCGGCGACCTTGTCGCGGTAGTGGGTCATCAGCTCCTCGGGCGACAGGTGCACGTAGCGCAGCATGTCCTCGATGGTGTCGTGGGTCTCGATGCCGGCGTGGTAGTAGCTGCCGTCGGCGTTCTGGTAGACGTTCACCGAATCGGTGTCGCCGAACAGGTTGTGCATGTCGCCGAGGATTTCCTGGTAGGCGCCGACCAGGAAGGTGCCGATCAGGTAGTCCTCGCCTTCCTTCACGTCGTGCACCGGCATGCTGGTCTCGATGCTCTGCTCGTCGACGTACTGGGTGATCTTGCCGTCGGAGTCGCAGGTCAGGTCCTGCAGCACCGCGCGGCGGGTCGGCTCCTCGCCCAGGCGGTGGATCGGCAGGATCGGCAGCACCTGGCCGATGGCCCAGGTGTCGGGCAGGCTCTGGAACACCGAGAAGTTGCAGATGTACTTGTCGGCGAGCTTGTCGTTGAGCTCGTCGAGTACCTGGCGGTGCGAGCGCTGGTGCGCCTTGAGCTGGTTGTGCAGACGGCGGCAGATGGCGAAGTAGCACTGCTCGGCCAGGGCCTTCTGCGCCAGGCTGATCTTGCCCTCGGCGTACTGCGCGGCGGCGTCGCTCATGTAGTGGGTGGCGCGCCAGTAGGTCTCGGTGACCATCTCGGCGTCGGTCGGGCCGAGCAGGTCGGCCAGCCACTGGACGATCTCCGGCTGTTCGGCGAGGTCGGTGATCTTCGGCACTTCGTCGTTGTGGCGCTCGACGTCGGTGACCTGGGTGATCAGCACCGCGTGATGCGCGGTCAGCGCGCGGCCGCTCTCGGAGAAGATGTGCGGATGCGGCAGGCCCTGGGCGTCGCAGAATTCCTTGAGCATGCCCACCACCACACCGGCGTAGTCGTCGATGTCGTAGTTGATCGAACTGGCGTTGCGCGAATGGGTGCCGTCGTAGTCCACGCCCAGGCCGCCGCCGACGTCCACGTGATCCACCGGCAGGCCAAGGGCGCGCAGTTCGCCGTAGTAGCGGATGGCTTCCTTGAAGCCGTGCTGGTAGTCGGCGAGATTCGCGATCTGCGAGCCCATGTGGAAGTGCAGCAGGCGCACGCCCTGGTCCAGGCCGGCGGCGCGGAAGCGCTCGACCACCGACAGCAGCTGCGCGGCGGACAGGCCGAACTTGGCCTTCTCGCCACCGGTATCGGCCCACTTGGAGGAGGCCAGCGAGGACAGGCGCACGCGCAGGCCGACCTGGGGCAGCACGCCAACGTTGGCGGCTTCCTCGATCACCAGCTGCACCTCGGATTCCTTCTCGATCACGATGAACACGTTGTGGCCGAGTTTCTGCCCCATCAGCGCCAGCTTGATGAACTCGCGGTCCTTGTAGCCGTTGCAGACGATGGTGCCGCCCTTGGGCGCCAGCGCCAGCACGGCCATCAGCTCAGGCTTGGAGCCGGCTTCCAGGCCGATGGAGACGTTCTGGGTGGCGATGATGCTTTCCACCACCGCTTCCTGCTGGTTCACCTTGATCGGGTACAGCGCGGTGTAGCGGCTGCCGTATTCAAGACGCGCGATGTTGGCGTCGAAGGCGCCGGTGAGCTTGCGCACGCGGTCCTGCAGGATGTCCGGGAAACGCACCAGCAGCGGCAGCGACAGGCCGGCTTCGCGCAGCTGGTCGACCAGCCCGTGCAGATCGATCGGCTGGGCATTGGCGCCCTGCGGGCGTACCTCGACATTGCCGGCGTCGTTGATGGCGAAATAGCCGGCGCCCCAGTGGCGAATGCCGTAGATGCTGCGGCTGTCTGCCACGGTCCAGTTGCTGCCGTCGTCTTTGCGGGTCCGTCTAGCGGCCATGCGGGGTGGTCTCCTCAAATGTCTCGAAATGAATGCAGGCGCCCCGCCCGGCGAGCGGGTGAGTCGTCAAAGCCTAGTCGGCTGGTGTGACGTTGCCGTGTTGACCGCCGGCTCCGGCGGTAAGTTTAGGAAATTCCGACGATGCGCCAGGGCGCGCCGATAAATCTCCCATCTAGGGAAAGGGCTTGCCGGCCATGCGCGGGCTGCGCATCGCCTGGAACCCCTTCTCTGCAGAGGAGAATCTGTCGAAAGAGACGGCTCAGCCGCCGGATTTCTTCGCCTTGAGGCCGCGCTTCTGCAGCTCTTCGAGCAACAGGTCGACGTGGTCGCCCTGGATCTCGATGACGCCGTCCTTGAGCGCGCCACCCGTGCCGCAACGCTTCTTCAGCGCGGTGGCCAGGTCTTTCAGCGCATCGGCCGCCAGCGGCACGCCGCTCACCGTGGTCACGGTCTTGCCGCCGCGCCCCTTGGTTTCACGACGCACGCGAGCGATGCCGTCGCCGGCCGGAATCCCGGCCTGCTTGCAGATGCACGCGCCAATGGGCTGATTGCAGTCCGGGCAGTGCCGGCCGGCATCAGTGGAATAGACGAGCCCGCCAAGGGCGGACAGGGAGGATGCTTTCTTGACCACCGGGCGTTTCCCCAGGATTGGCCTCTAAGGGCCAGGTCAACGAATGATCGGCTGGCGCCGACCGCGACGCCCCACTCAGGCAGGGGCTGCGCATTCCCGGCGGAGGACCCTGCCGGAAAGGTCGCGCAATTTAGCAGCATTGAAGGCAAATGCTAAGAGCAGAATTGCGTCATTGATCGGTAGTTTGGCGACATGGGCCTTACAGGAGAATCTGGAGCACGGATGTAGGGCGTATAACGTTCGACGTTATACGCCGTTTGACCTTGCTTTCAGCGCACGCAGGGTTGGGCCCCGGAGCCGCGGTTCGAGGGCACTCCGAGCCTGACCTTGGCGCAGATGATGAGCACCGAGTATCGGCGTACAACCGCGAACGGTTGTACGCCCTACGGGTGACTCAGAAACTCACCAGATACTTGCGCAACGCCGCCAGCGAATCCGGGCAGTACGGCGTACCCGCCTTCGCTTCGGCCAGCACCTGGTGCGGGTCGATGAAGCGCGCCTCCATCACCTCTTCCGGTTGCAGCCTGAGCGGCGCATCGGACACGGCGGAGAACACCGCGCACCACAGGCGGTTGTCCGGCTGGTCGAAGAAGAACGAGCCATGCTCGCGCAACTCGACCCCGGAAATCCCCAACTCTTCTTCCAGCTCGCGGGCGGCGGACTGGGCATAGCTCTCGTCCGCCAGCACCATGCCGCCCGCGGCCGGGTCCCAGTAGCCGGGATAGATCGCCTTGCTCAGGGTGCGGCGGTGCACGCACAGCTCGCCAGCCGTATTGAACAGCAGGATGAAGGTGCCCCGGCCGATCAGCCCGCGTTCGCGCAGCTCCGCGCGTGGCAGGCTGCCCCTGAGCTCGTCGTCCCGGTTGACCCAGGCGACCAGCTCGGCGTCCGAAGCCGCCCGGTGGGCGGCTTCCTTCTCGCTGATCCCGTCCATCATCAACCCTGGGCCAGCAGCTGGCGCAGATCGATGATCGCGGCGTTGGCGCGGGAGATGTAGTTGGCCATCACCAGCGAATGGTTGGCCAGCACGCCGAAGCCGCTGCCGTTGAGCACCATCGGGCTCCACAGCGGCGCCTGGGCGGCCTCCAGCTCGCGGATGATCTGGCGCACGCTGACGGTGGCGTTCTTCTTCGCCAGTACGTCGGCGAAGTCCACCTCGATGGCGCGCAGGATGTGCGACAGCGCCCAGGCCTGGCCACGGGCTTCGTAGAACACGTTGTCGATCTGCAGCCAGGGGGTTTCCTGCAGCTCTTCCTCGACCTGCGGCGCCTCGCCCGGCACCACCGGCGCGGTGGGCTTGATGTTGGTGTTGAGCTTCACCCGGCCGACGCTGGCCGAGAGACGCTGGGACAGCGAGCCCAGGCGGGTGGAAACGTCACCCAGCCAGTTGTTCAGGCTGTCGGCGCGGGGATAGAACTGCGCGCCGGCCGGGTCCGCGGACAATCGCGCCAGGTAGCGGTCCAGCGACTTGATGCCTTCGCCGTACTCCGATTCGGAAGACGGCAGCGCCCAGCTCTTGTTGTCGAAGTTGAAGCGCGGCTCGGCACGGGCCAGGTCCGCGTCCTCGGTGGACTGCGACTGGGAACGGGCAAAGTCCTTGCGCAGCGCGCGGGACAGGTCGCGCACCTGGACCAGGGCGCCGTATTCCCAGCTGGGCATGTTGTCCAGCCACAGGCCCGGCGGGAAGATGTCGTTGGAGAGATAGCCGCCCGGCTTGTTCAGCAGCGTGGCCACCACTTCCTTGAGGGTTTCCACCGTGGTGTAGCCGACCACCATCTGCCGGCCGGCGCGCTCGGCCGAGGCCTGGGCGTTCTGCTGCACGGGAAAGAGGTCAGGCTCCTGGCTCCAGTACCAGCCGACCACACCGCAGATCAGCAGGTAGACGCCCAGCAGACTGCCGAGCACGCGGCTCAGCCAGGGCCCGCCGAAGTAGGCGCGCACGTCGTCCACCGAGTCATCGACGCGATCGCGCACGGAGCCGCGTTTCTTCCAGTTCCACATGGCAAAGTCCTTAGCATCACGAAAACGAAGAGGGGGTTGGACCCGATTCCGCCCCGGGGAGTGCCCCGGCGGAACGATCCAGCCGCGCAAGCATGCCGCACCCGGCGGCTCAGCGCAGCCCACCCTGCGCATGGTGCGCGGTAACGTCGCGAATTACAAAGCGCATGTCGTTTGACCGACGGCACTGTTATTGCCATCAAGGATTGGTAGCATAGGGCCATCATCGTGTATCACGGCAGAAACACTTCGCTCGCACGCCCTCCCTACGGACAGATAAAGAAGCGCGCCATGAACGAGCTCGACGATCCGCCTCTCGACCGCCTCAAGCAGCATTTCGCCCAGCGGGTGATTCACCAGGCCCGCCATCTGCTCGAAGTCTGGCAGCGCCTGTCGCGCTCGGAGTGGAGCGCCGGCGGGATGGCCGAACTGACCGATGCCTGCCTGCTCCTGCAGCGCTACGCCGAGCGTTTCGGGCAGTCCGAGCACGTCGACCTGGCCCGGGCTGTAGACCAGTGCCTGCGCGCCGTGCAGGACAACCGCGGACGCCTGTCCAGCGCTCTGATCAGCGAACTCAACGGCCTGATGCAGCGCCTGTCGCGCACCGGGCTACGTCATGGCGACCAGTACGAGCAGATCAGCCTGCCGCCGCTGCGCAAGCCGGTCTACCTGGCCCTGCAGGACCAGGAGCGCGCCGAACGCCTGGCCCAGCAGCTGGAATTCTTCGGCATGGCCGCGCAGCGCTGCGAGAGCGCCAATGCCTTCCGCGCCGCCATGGCCGAGCGGCATCCGGCGGCCATCGTGATGGAGATCGACTTCGCCGGCGCGGGCCAGGGCCTGACGCTGGCCAACGAAGTCCAGACCGGGCTGCGGCAGAAACTGCCGGTACTGTTCTTCAGCCACGACGAGACCGATACCCCGACCCGCATGGCCGCCGCCCGCGCCGGCGGCCAGGACTTCTTCACCGGGGCGCTGGACGCCTCCGCGGTACTGGAGAAGATCGAGACCCTGAGCCGCGTGGCGCACTACGAGCCCTTCCGCGTGCTGATCGTCGAAGACTCCCGGGCCCAGGCTACGCACACCGAACGGGTCCTGAACAACGCCGGCATCGTCACCCGCGCGCTCACCGCGCCGCTGTCGGTGATGGCCGAGCTGGCCGAGTTCCAGCCGGACCTGATCATCCTCGACATGTACATGCCCGAATGCCTGGGCACGGAGCTGGCCAAGGTGATCCGCCAGCACGAGCGCTATGTCAGCGTGCCGATCATCTACCTGTCCGCCGAGGACGACCTGGACAAGCAGCTCGACGCCATGAGCGAAGGCGGCGACGACTTCCTCACCAAGCCGATCAAACCGCGCCACCTGATCGCCACCGTGCGCAACCGCGCCGCCCGTGCGCGCAGCCTGCAGGCGCGGATGGTGCGCGACAGCCTTACCGGCCTGTACAACCACACCCATACCCTGCAACTGCTCGACGACGCCCGCTTCCGCGCGCGCCGCGAGGGCCGGCCGCTGACCTTCGCGATGCTCGACATCGACCACTTCAAGCGAGTCAACGACACCTTCGGACACCCCATGGGCGACCGGGTGATCAAGAGCCTGGCGCTGTTCTTGAAGCAGCGCCTGCGCAAGACCGACCACATCGGCCGTTACGGCGGCGAGGAATTCGCCGTGGTGCTGCCCGATACCGACGCCGACACCGCGCGCCGGGTGCTGGAAGAAATCCGCCAGCGATTCGCCGAGATCCGCTACCCCGCGCAACCCGGCGATCTCACCTGTACCTTCAGTTGCGGCATCGCCGAGCTGGACGAGGCAATGGACATCAAGACCCTGGCCAAGCAAGCCGACGAGGCGCTGTACCGGGCCAAGCATGGCGGGCGCAATCGGGTGGAAGTATTCGACTGAGGTGGTCACGCGCTCTGCCGCGCGATTTTCCGACCAGATACTGGCACCTTGTCATCAGCCAGTAACGAAACTGCAATAGGGTCAGGGCTCGCCGTTTTTCGTTGTCGGTCGAGACCTGCCATGCGCCTCAAGCTGCTGACCAACCTCAACACCTTCCTGCTCCTGCTCGTATGTCTCGCGCTGGGCGCCACCCTGTGGTGGTCGCAGCGCGCGCTGGAGCGCCCCTTCACCTTGATGGACCGTTACCTGGAGCTCTCCCAGGGCTTCGAGCGCAAGGTGGCGCAGAACATCCAGGCGTACCTGGGCAGCGGTGACGCACTCAAGCAGAAGGCCGCCCAACAGGCGCTGGAGGAACTGGCCACGGAGCTTCCGCAGTTGCCGGAAAGCCTGGGGCAGCTGCTGGGCGCGAGCCTCGACGAACTACGCCAGTTCAGCGGCAACCAACTGCTCGCCGCCGGCAAGCTGGCGGGGGATCCGCAGGGCCTGCTGCTGCAGGCCGAGCGTGACCTGCTGGCCGCCCTGGATCAGCTCGGCGCCTACGCAGACGCCAGCCAGAACCCCGCCGCTGCCGAGTACCGCGCGCCGCTGCTGCAGGCCGGCCTGCACCTGACCCGCCTGGCCCACGCCCGCGCCAAGCTGGTGGAAAGCGGCAACCCGGCGCTGGCCGAGGACATCCAGCGTGAACTCGACAGCCTGCGCCAGCTCGCCGGGCGCATCGACACCCTGCCCCTGCTCGGTGTACTGCAGCAGCAGGCCTCGGCCTCCGACGACTTCGCCGCGATGATGGGCCTGGACACCCAGCCCGCCGCGGAGCAGCAGAGCGAGGACCGTGGCGTCGGCCTCAAGCGCGACCTGGCCGGCGTGCTGCGCCGCTACCCCGACGAGCTCGATCGCACCCGCCAACTGATCGCCCAGCGCCAGCAGCTGGCCAGCGCCACGGCCCAGCGCCTGGGCGCCGTGCAGCAGGCCCTGGCGACGCTGGAGCCGCAGGTGCGCGAGGAACGCTCGAAGATCCAGGCACAGGTCCGCGTTATCCAGGGCGCACTGATCGCGCTGATCCTCGCCACCGCGCTGCTCATCGACACCCTGCAACGCCGCCTGGCGCGGGTACTCGGTCAACTGGTGCCGGCGCTGTCGACCTGGGCCCATGGCGACTTCAACAAACCCATCGCGCTCGCCACCCGCACCCGCGACCTGGTGGAACTGCAGGAGTCGCTGAACCGTCTGCGCGATTTCCTCGGCACCCTGGTCGGCACCATCCACCAACGCGCCGAGGAAGTGGCCGGCAGCAGCCGCGCCCTGGCCGAGCTCAGCGGCGGCCTGCACGCCGGCGCCGAGCGCCAGGCCAGCGACACCGGGGAAATCCGCGATGCGCTGGGGCACATGGAAGCGGCGATCCAGCAGGTCGCCGGCGACGCCAGCCAGGCGGCCTCGGCCAGCCAGGCCGCCGGGGTGGCGGTGGAACAGGGGCAACGGGTGATCGGCAATAGCCTCAGCGGTATGCGCGCGCTGGTCGACGAGGTACAGAGCAACGCCCAGGCCATCGAGAACCTGGCAGAGGAATCGGCCACCATCGGCAACGTGCTGGGGGTGATCCGCTCCATCGCCGAACAGACCAACCTGCTCGCCCTCAACGCCGCCATTGAGGCGGCTCGGGCTGGCGAGCAAGGTCGTGGCTTTGCCGTGGTGGCAGAGGAAGTGCGCTCGCTGGCCCTGCGCACCGCCGGCGCCACCGAGGAAATCCAGCAGCTCACCGCGCGCCTGCAACAGGCCGCGCGGCAGTCGGTGGAGGCGATGCGCAGCCAGGTGGAGCACGCGGAAGTCACCGCCAGCCAGGCCGGCGCCGCCGAGGGTGCGCTGGACGAGGTGGTGGAAGCCATCCGCACCATCGCCAGCATGGCCGAGCGCATCGCCGAAGGCTCCGCGCAACAGAGCGGCGCGGTCAGCGAGATTCGCTCCCACAGCGAGCGCATTCATGCACTGGGCAGCGAGAACCTGCGCCTGATCGGCCAGGGCCGCAGCCAGGGCGAGCAGTTGCAGGAGCTGGGCGGTGCCTTGCACACCGCCGTGCGGGCGTTCCGGGTGTGACGTAGGGCGTATAACGTTCGGCGTTATACGCCGTTTGACCGTGGCCGCCATCCGCACCGGATTTGGCCAGGCCACGGCTCGGACGGGCGTCCGGCTCAACCTCGCGGTTGGGCGTCGGGACGGTGTATCGGCGTATAACCGCGAACGGTTATACGTCCTACGCTCAGGCTCGATCAGCGCTCGCCCAGCTTGTGCCGCGCCGCGTACAGGCAAACCATCTCCATCGCCAGGGTCGCGCCGGCCAGGGCGGTGATCTCGGCGTTGTCATAGGGCGGCGCCACTTCCACCACGTCCATCCCCACCAGGTTGATTCCCCGCAACGCGCGGAGGATTTCCAGCGCCTGGTGCGAGCTCAATCCACCGCACACCGGCGTGCCGGTGCCGGGGGCGAAGGCCGGGTCGAGGCAGTCGATGTCGAAGGTCAGGTACACCGGGTTGTCCCCCACCCGCGCGCGGATGCGTTCGGCGATGGCCTGCGGCGTATTGCGGTGCACCTCGCGGGCATCCAGCACCTGGAAGCCCATCACGTCGTCGTTGGTGGTGCGCAGGCCGACCTGCACCGAGCGCGACGGGTCCACCAGCCCTTCGCGGGCGGCGTGGTAGAACATGGTGCCGTGGTCGATGCGCTGGCAGTCCTCGTCCGGCCAGGTGTCGCTGTGGGCGTCGAAGT of the Pseudomonas sp. PSE14 genome contains:
- a CDS encoding PleD family two-component system response regulator → MNELDDPPLDRLKQHFAQRVIHQARHLLEVWQRLSRSEWSAGGMAELTDACLLLQRYAERFGQSEHVDLARAVDQCLRAVQDNRGRLSSALISELNGLMQRLSRTGLRHGDQYEQISLPPLRKPVYLALQDQERAERLAQQLEFFGMAAQRCESANAFRAAMAERHPAAIVMEIDFAGAGQGLTLANEVQTGLRQKLPVLFFSHDETDTPTRMAAARAGGQDFFTGALDASAVLEKIETLSRVAHYEPFRVLIVEDSRAQATHTERVLNNAGIVTRALTAPLSVMAELAEFQPDLIILDMYMPECLGTELAKVIRQHERYVSVPIIYLSAEDDLDKQLDAMSEGGDDFLTKPIKPRHLIATVRNRAARARSLQARMVRDSLTGLYNHTHTLQLLDDARFRARREGRPLTFAMLDIDHFKRVNDTFGHPMGDRVIKSLALFLKQRLRKTDHIGRYGGEEFAVVLPDTDADTARRVLEEIRQRFAEIRYPAQPGDLTCTFSCGIAELDEAMDIKTLAKQADEALYRAKHGGRNRVEVFD
- the speA gene encoding arginine decarboxylase yields the protein MAARRTRKDDGSNWTVADSRSIYGIRHWGAGYFAINDAGNVEVRPQGANAQPIDLHGLVDQLREAGLSLPLLVRFPDILQDRVRKLTGAFDANIARLEYGSRYTALYPIKVNQQEAVVESIIATQNVSIGLEAGSKPELMAVLALAPKGGTIVCNGYKDREFIKLALMGQKLGHNVFIVIEKESEVQLVIEEAANVGVLPQVGLRVRLSSLASSKWADTGGEKAKFGLSAAQLLSVVERFRAAGLDQGVRLLHFHMGSQIANLADYQHGFKEAIRYYGELRALGLPVDHVDVGGGLGVDYDGTHSRNASSINYDIDDYAGVVVGMLKEFCDAQGLPHPHIFSESGRALTAHHAVLITQVTDVERHNDEVPKITDLAEQPEIVQWLADLLGPTDAEMVTETYWRATHYMSDAAAQYAEGKISLAQKALAEQCYFAICRRLHNQLKAHQRSHRQVLDELNDKLADKYICNFSVFQSLPDTWAIGQVLPILPIHRLGEEPTRRAVLQDLTCDSDGKITQYVDEQSIETSMPVHDVKEGEDYLIGTFLVGAYQEILGDMHNLFGDTDSVNVYQNADGSYYHAGIETHDTIEDMLRYVHLSPEELMTHYRDKVAGAKLTARERTQFLDALRLGLTRSAYLSS
- a CDS encoding DUF2333 family protein, which gives rise to MWNWKKRGSVRDRVDDSVDDVRAYFGGPWLSRVLGSLLGVYLLICGVVGWYWSQEPDLFPVQQNAQASAERAGRQMVVGYTTVETLKEVVATLLNKPGGYLSNDIFPPGLWLDNMPSWEYGALVQVRDLSRALRKDFARSQSQSTEDADLARAEPRFNFDNKSWALPSSESEYGEGIKSLDRYLARLSADPAGAQFYPRADSLNNWLGDVSTRLGSLSQRLSASVGRVKLNTNIKPTAPVVPGEAPQVEEELQETPWLQIDNVFYEARGQAWALSHILRAIEVDFADVLAKKNATVSVRQIIRELEAAQAPLWSPMVLNGSGFGVLANHSLVMANYISRANAAIIDLRQLLAQG
- a CDS encoding translation initiation factor Sui1 — translated: MVKKASSLSALGGLVYSTDAGRHCPDCNQPIGACICKQAGIPAGDGIARVRRETKGRGGKTVTTVSGVPLAADALKDLATALKKRCGTGGALKDGVIEIQGDHVDLLLEELQKRGLKAKKSGG
- a CDS encoding PLP-dependent aminotransferase family protein, coding for MTAPIDSFRQPLDPSQTLPIYRQLYERIKDAIARGALRPGERVPPVRGLAGELGVARGTVELAYQLLTSEGYLQARGPAGTVVSPQLAGRTSPAPPVALDPATVERSLPGVIAHGPAIRPLQLGLPALDAFPRALWSRLCARRLRQQGAATLAYPEPCGYGPLREAVAGYLGVSRGIVCDPAQVFICAGYQGALDLISRTLLEPGQGFWHEDPGYPRGRELLRRAGGVPVAVAVDDDGLRVEDGIARAPDARFALVTPSQQSPTGVALSLPRRLALLDWAAGANAWVIEDDYDSEYRYAGFPLPALKSLDRAGRVLYTGTFSKVLYPALRLGYLVVPPALVESFVRSQQVFASGCAELLQATLCDFMQEGHFARHLKRTRTLYAQRRQWLRSALETRLGENLRFAETPGGLNLIGAVDGDDLAIAARAHADGLGLQALNAWCMEARREPALVMSFTNVVDQPMAARLAERVAQAMEVGTL
- a CDS encoding NUDIX hydrolase, which produces MMDGISEKEAAHRAASDAELVAWVNRDDELRGSLPRAELRERGLIGRGTFILLFNTAGELCVHRRTLSKAIYPGYWDPAAGGMVLADESYAQSAARELEEELGISGVELREHGSFFFDQPDNRLWCAVFSAVSDAPLRLQPEEVMEARFIDPHQVLAEAKAGTPYCPDSLAALRKYLVSF
- a CDS encoding methyl-accepting chemotaxis protein — translated: MRLKLLTNLNTFLLLLVCLALGATLWWSQRALERPFTLMDRYLELSQGFERKVAQNIQAYLGSGDALKQKAAQQALEELATELPQLPESLGQLLGASLDELRQFSGNQLLAAGKLAGDPQGLLLQAERDLLAALDQLGAYADASQNPAAAEYRAPLLQAGLHLTRLAHARAKLVESGNPALAEDIQRELDSLRQLAGRIDTLPLLGVLQQQASASDDFAAMMGLDTQPAAEQQSEDRGVGLKRDLAGVLRRYPDELDRTRQLIAQRQQLASATAQRLGAVQQALATLEPQVREERSKIQAQVRVIQGALIALILATALLIDTLQRRLARVLGQLVPALSTWAHGDFNKPIALATRTRDLVELQESLNRLRDFLGTLVGTIHQRAEEVAGSSRALAELSGGLHAGAERQASDTGEIRDALGHMEAAIQQVAGDASQAASASQAAGVAVEQGQRVIGNSLSGMRALVDEVQSNAQAIENLAEESATIGNVLGVIRSIAEQTNLLALNAAIEAARAGEQGRGFAVVAEEVRSLALRTAGATEEIQQLTARLQQAARQSVEAMRSQVEHAEVTASQAGAAEGALDEVVEAIRTIASMAERIAEGSAQQSGAVSEIRSHSERIHALGSENLRLIGQGRSQGEQLQELGGALHTAVRAFRV
- the speB gene encoding agmatinase, encoding MDQAHDNDQAITRDSLYGTAAESTYAGITSFMRRRYSRDLRGVDLVVSGVPFDTATTNRPGSRFGPRAIRAASVQMAWARHFPWEFDPFDHLAVIDYGDCAFDHGVPQETPEVIEAHAARILDAGCALLTLGGDHFISYPLLKAHAKKHGPLSLIHFDAHSDTWPDEDCQRIDHGTMFYHAAREGLVDPSRSVQVGLRTTNDDVMGFQVLDAREVHRNTPQAIAERIRARVGDNPVYLTFDIDCLDPAFAPGTGTPVCGGLSSHQALEILRALRGINLVGMDVVEVAPPYDNAEITALAGATLAMEMVCLYAARHKLGER